A single Branchiostoma floridae strain S238N-H82 chromosome 11, Bfl_VNyyK, whole genome shotgun sequence DNA region contains:
- the LOC118426622 gene encoding ubiquitin-conjugating enzyme E2 L3-like isoform X1, which translates to MAATRRLAKELEQMRGNGLKSFRDIQVDESNMLFWQGLIVPDSPPYNKGAFKIEIVFPAEYPFKPPKITFKTKIYHPNIDEKGQVCLPIIGPENWKPATRTDQVINALVALVNDPEPEHPLRGDLAEEYTKDRKKFLKSAEEYTKKHAEKRPADL; encoded by the exons GAACTCGAGCAGATGCGTGGCAATGGATTAAAGTCATTCCGAGACATCCAAGTGGATGAGTCCAACATGCTTTTCTGGCAGGGACTTATTGTGCCC GACAGCCCACCGTACAACAAGGGTGCGTTCAAGATCGAGATAGTCTTCCCAGCAGAGTACCCCTTCAAGCCGCCGAAGATCACCTTCAAGACGAAGATCTACCACCCCAACATAGACGAGAAGGGCCAGGTGTGCCTGCCCATCATCGGCCCCGAGAACTGGAAACCTGCCACCAGGACTGACCAAG TTATCAACGCGCTGGTGGCGCTGGTGAACGACCCAGAGCCCGAGCACCCGCTGCGGGGTGACCTCGCCGAGGAGTACACGAAAGACAGGAAGAAGTTCTTGAAGAGCGCGGAGGAGTACACAAAAAAACACGCCGAGAAACGGCCGGCAGACCTTTGA
- the LOC118426622 gene encoding ubiquitin-conjugating enzyme E2 L3-like isoform X2, whose amino-acid sequence MAATRRLAKELEQMRGNGLKSFRDIQVDESNMLFWQGLIVPDSPPYNKGAFKIEIVFPAEYPFKPPKITFKTKIYHPNIDEKGQVCLPIIGPENWKPATRTDQVINALVAMFRTRSETEEFDRYLLSTQP is encoded by the exons GAACTCGAGCAGATGCGTGGCAATGGATTAAAGTCATTCCGAGACATCCAAGTGGATGAGTCCAACATGCTTTTCTGGCAGGGACTTATTGTGCCC GACAGCCCACCGTACAACAAGGGTGCGTTCAAGATCGAGATAGTCTTCCCAGCAGAGTACCCCTTCAAGCCGCCGAAGATCACCTTCAAGACGAAGATCTACCACCCCAACATAGACGAGAAGGGCCAGGTGTGCCTGCCCATCATCGGCCCCGAGAACTGGAAACCTGCCACCAGGACTGACCAAG TTATCAACGCGCTGGTGGCGATGTTCAGAACCAGATCTGAGACTGAAGAATTTGACAGATATTTGTTAAGTACACAGCCCTAA